From a region of the Armatimonas rosea genome:
- a CDS encoding aldo/keto reductase, with product MEYRKLGRTGLFVSELCLGTMQFGWSTDEPTSHAVMDAYVEAGGTFLDTADIYTTWAGDASYGGKTEEIMGRWFAARGNREKVILASKVRGRMTPGPNGEGLSRKRVIQCCEESLRRLQTDYLDLYQCHWVDLNTPIEETLAAMQTLVEQGKVRYIGASNYPAWRLMEALWHSDKRSYPRFDSYQPEYNLMDRQLFEYEAMPLCKHYGLGVIPYSPLAGGFLTGKYRAGSEKPNSVRADGALNRYGNERGWAVIDALEQIGNDNGKTVAQTALAWLLTNPVVTSPIIGANNPEQLKDSLGAAGYRLKPEEQSRLSELTKWVRNGRPIWD from the coding sequence ATGGAATATCGTAAGCTGGGCCGGACGGGCCTCTTTGTCTCGGAGCTGTGTTTAGGGACCATGCAGTTTGGCTGGTCAACCGACGAGCCAACGTCGCATGCGGTGATGGATGCCTATGTGGAGGCGGGCGGGACCTTCCTGGATACCGCCGATATCTACACGACTTGGGCGGGTGATGCGAGCTACGGCGGCAAGACTGAGGAGATCATGGGGCGCTGGTTTGCGGCCCGTGGCAACCGGGAGAAGGTGATCCTGGCGAGCAAGGTCCGTGGGCGCATGACCCCCGGCCCCAACGGCGAGGGACTCTCACGCAAGCGGGTGATCCAGTGCTGTGAGGAGTCGCTCCGCCGCCTCCAGACCGACTATCTCGATCTCTACCAGTGCCACTGGGTGGACCTCAACACGCCCATTGAAGAAACTCTGGCGGCGATGCAGACTCTGGTGGAGCAGGGGAAAGTCCGCTATATCGGGGCGAGCAACTACCCCGCGTGGCGGCTGATGGAGGCGCTCTGGCACTCCGACAAGCGCAGCTACCCGCGCTTTGATAGCTACCAGCCCGAGTACAACCTGATGGACCGCCAGCTCTTCGAGTACGAGGCGATGCCGCTGTGCAAGCACTATGGCCTGGGCGTGATTCCCTACTCGCCTCTCGCGGGGGGCTTTCTGACGGGCAAGTACCGTGCAGGCTCCGAGAAGCCCAATAGCGTCCGCGCCGATGGCGCACTAAATCGCTACGGCAACGAGCGCGGCTGGGCCGTGATCGATGCCCTGGAGCAGATCGGCAACGACAACGGCAAGACAGTCGCACAGACCGCGCTGGCGTGGCTACTGACCAACCCTGTCGTGACCTCGCCGATCATCGGGGCCAACAACCCGGAGCAGCTCAAAGACAGCTTGGGCGCGGCGGGCTACCGCCTTAAACCTGAGGAGCAGAGCCGCCTGAGCGAGCTGACCAAGTGGGTGCGCAACGGCCGCCCGATCTGGGATTAA
- a CDS encoding FumA C-terminus/TtdB family hydratase beta subunit translates to MAQVRLTTPVDEASIRQLKAGDEVLISGRIFTGRDAVHKYLASGGALPEGVDFSGGIIYHCGPVVVEGEEGGKKTYRITAAGPTTSIREEPYQADLIAKYGLRGVIGKGGMGLKTLGACQSEGAVYLHAVGGAAQVYAECILGVEDVYFKEEFGSPEAIWVLQVKDFPCIVTMDSHGGSLHEEVQASSLDKLKAALG, encoded by the coding sequence ATGGCGCAGGTGAGACTAACAACGCCGGTAGACGAAGCGAGCATCCGGCAGCTCAAGGCAGGCGACGAGGTTTTAATCTCGGGGCGGATTTTTACGGGTCGTGATGCGGTCCACAAGTACTTGGCCAGCGGCGGTGCCCTCCCCGAGGGTGTGGACTTCAGCGGCGGGATTATCTACCACTGCGGCCCGGTCGTGGTCGAGGGCGAAGAAGGCGGCAAGAAGACGTATCGGATCACGGCGGCGGGCCCGACCACGTCGATCCGTGAGGAGCCCTACCAGGCCGACTTGATCGCCAAGTACGGCCTGCGCGGCGTGATTGGCAAGGGCGGAATGGGCCTCAAGACCCTCGGTGCCTGCCAGAGCGAGGGCGCGGTCTACCTGCACGCGGTCGGTGGCGCGGCCCAGGTCTACGCGGAGTGCATCTTAGGGGTCGAGGATGTCTACTTCAAAGAGGAGTTCGGCTCCCCCGAGGCGATCTGGGTGCTCCAGGTCAAAGACTTCCCCTGCATCGTCACCATGGACTCCCACGGCGGCTCGCTCCACGAGGAAGTCCAAGCGAGCTCGCTGGATAAGCTCAAAGCCGCGCTGGGGTAG